GATCTGATTCTCCATGAGCAGGATGTCGCGGACCATCAACGGCCCGGATCCGGCGCCGAGGCATTGCTGCCAGTCGGAGAAGCTGTTTCCTGGCAACCCCAAGTAGTTGTGGATGAAGTCTATGATGATGCTTGCGTCCAAAAGCATCATCAACGCTAGAGATTTGTCGTCGTATTTCTCCACGATCTTCCCCTCCGCGTAGCTGTCTCTGATGGCGGCGGCTTCCTCCAGAATCTTGGAGGAGAAGAAggccttcttcttctcatctccgCCGGGGCATCGGTCCAGGCAGTGGTGCTTGAATTCCTCGGCGCGACGGAGTCCGGGTTTGCCGTGGTGGTAGGGCCCGATGGAAACCAGCACTGGGTCGTATACT
This portion of the Salvia splendens isolate huo1 chromosome 10, SspV2, whole genome shotgun sequence genome encodes:
- the LOC121751393 gene encoding putative UPF0481 protein At3g02645, translated to MRRSQQVYDPVLVSIGPYHHGKPGLRRAEEFKHHCLDRCPGGDEKKKAFFSSKILEEAAAIRDSYAEGKIVEKYDDKSLALMMLLDASIIIDFIHNYLGLPGNSFSDWQQCLGAGSGPLMVRDILLMENQIPLQVLQLFITLQYEKGEAASFLPRLFSMFLSYKRRIVDVDLKNAEILQEIGDPKIHFLEAFRRVIVMKNKKKIKEEDRVMSVYSSISKSM